Sequence from the Microbacterium sp. AZCO genome:
TCAACCTCTACAACGTCATCTGGCGCGTCCAGAACTGGGTTCGCTCCGGCATGAGCTGATTCAGGTCGCCGCGGCCCTGGCGCTCGTCTGAGCCCGGGGCGGCGGCGGGGCGAATGGGCCGGCCTGTACGCCGGGTTCTGTTCCGGGGCTGACGCCCCTTCGACGGTCATCTCTCTCGGCGACACGTTGCCGTGCCGCTCCAGCGGCCTACCCGGGGACTCGGCGGGCCGCGTCGTCATCCCCTGTCTGGCCTTGCTCCGGACGAGGTTTACCCTGCGGGTCGCGTCACCGCGACCCCGGTGGTCTCTTACACCACCCTTTCACCCTTACTCTCCGACCCTTCGACAAGCTCAGGGACCGGAGAGCGGTCTGCTCTCTGTGGCACTGTCTCGCGGATCGCTCCGGGTGGGTGTTACCCACCGCCCTGCCCTGTGGAGCCCGGACGTTCCTCGGCGCGGCGGCGAAGCCCCGCGACGCGACCGTCCGGCCGACCCATTCGCGTGTCCGAGTCTAGTCGGGGCCCTTGACGCGCCCCGGCGGTCAGCTCTTCTCCGCGGTCTGCGCGATCTTGAGATCGAGGGGGAAGTCGATCGGGAAGTCGCCGAAGAGAAGACGACCGGCGGATGCCGCGGCTCCGCGCACCGCGTCGGCGACGGCGTCGGCGTGCTCGGCCGGCGTGTGAACGATGATCTCGTCGTGGAGGAAGAACGCCAGGTGCGGCATCCTCCCGAAGACGGGTCCTGAGGGAGGCGCCGGCACGCCCGCCGCGGGAAGCGAGGCAAGCCGGCCCCGCAGGTCGGCGAGCCACGCGAGCGCCCACTCGGCCGCGGTCCCCTGCACGACGAAGTTGCGTGTGAAGCGGCCGCGATCGCGCGCCCAGCGGCGAGCGCGGGTCTCATCGGCTCCGGATGCCTCGACCTGGCTCGCCTGCAGCTGCGTGGCGCGCCATCCTGACGACGGAGCCGGCGACGAGCGACCGAGCCACGTCGTGACGACGCCGCCCTGCTCGCCCACGCGCGCGGCCTGATCGACGAGAGCCATGGCGCGGGGGTAGATGCGCCGCAGGCGCGGGACGAGCCGCCCGCTCTCGCCCGTCGTCGCGCCGTACATCGCGCCGAGGAGGGCGATCTTGGCCTGCTGCCTCGTCTCGACCGCGCCGCTCTCGACGATGCCGGTGTAGAGGTCGCGTCCGCGCGCGGCTTCCGCCAGCTGCTCGTCGCGCGACATCGCGGCCAGCACGCGGGGCTCGAGCTGGGCGACGTCCGCGACGACGAGCGTCCACCCCGGATCGGCCCGCACTGCGCCGCGCAGCTGTCGCGGCACCTGCAGCGCTCCCCCGCCGGCCGCGGCCCAGCGTCCGGTCACGACGCCGCCGGGCACGTAGACGGGCCGGAAGCGCCCGTCGTCGACCCACTCCTCGAGCCAGGTCCACCCGTTCGCGCTCAGCAGGCGCGAGAGCTTCTTGTACTCGATGAGCGGCGCCACGACGGGATGCTCGTGCTCCGCGAGCTCCCAGCGGCTCGTCGACTCGACGAGGAGACCGACACGGTGGAGCGATCGCAGGAGCTTCGGCTGCGAGTCGAGACTCGCCCCCGGGTCGCCCAGCTCGCGCCGCACGCGGTCGGCGGCATCCTGCATCCGGGTGGGGAGTCCGCCCGCCGTGGGCCGCGATCCGAGGATGTCGGTGAGGATGCGATCGTGCGCCGCGGCATCCCACGGCAGGCCCGCTGCCCGCAGCTCGGCGGCGACAAGGGCGCCCGCCGATTCCGCCGCGATCAGAAGGCGCAGGCGGCCCGGGTCTGACGAGTCGGCGATCGCGGCCTGCTGGCGGGCGAACTCCGCCAGCACGTCGTCGAGGCCGGTCGGCGGGCCTGT
This genomic interval carries:
- a CDS encoding bifunctional 3'-5' exonuclease/DNA polymerase, with product MVSAKTESSWIVLGLVSGEPVAAVLDTSAHEVERISPGQDALAGWIAEVEASRTVRWVWNDAPAWYPALLASGVRIARCHDLRLCHAILRDSALVEGAEELRAAVGWDAAPAGDARDASPTLFDLEDAAEPTGPPTGLDDVLAEFARQQAAIADSSDPGRLRLLIAAESAGALVAAELRAAGLPWDAAAHDRILTDILGSRPTAGGLPTRMQDAADRVRRELGDPGASLDSQPKLLRSLHRVGLLVESTSRWELAEHEHPVVAPLIEYKKLSRLLSANGWTWLEEWVDDGRFRPVYVPGGVVTGRWAAAGGGALQVPRQLRGAVRADPGWTLVVADVAQLEPRVLAAMSRDEQLAEAARGRDLYTGIVESGAVETRQQAKIALLGAMYGATTGESGRLVPRLRRIYPRAMALVDQAARVGEQGGVVTTWLGRSSPAPSSGWRATQLQASQVEASGADETRARRWARDRGRFTRNFVVQGTAAEWALAWLADLRGRLASLPAAGVPAPPSGPVFGRMPHLAFFLHDEIIVHTPAEHADAVADAVRGAAASAGRLLFGDFPIDFPLDLKIAQTAEKS